One Oncorhynchus nerka isolate Pitt River unplaced genomic scaffold, Oner_Uvic_2.0 unplaced_scaffold_6847, whole genome shotgun sequence genomic window, GGAGTCTGAAGCACTTCTGGCTGCTGCCAATGTTAAGACCTGTGGAGTGCTGTGGCTGTCCTGAAGGGCTATCACTTTATCCACAAATTCATGACTGAAAATGTGGATGGTCCCAGTGGAAATTATTTTTCTCAATTTCCTAACAGCAGATCGGAGGTCGTCAGGATGAGAagcaccctgtccatcttccTGTGTGTTCTCAACACTTTCCACCATTTCGTCCACTACCACCCCAGCAGCTTGCCTGACTTTGTCCACAAAGGATGGGGGAAGTAAGTTCTCTGTGTGAAACAAGTCCTGAATGATCATGTTTCTTACAATGGGAAAGTCAATCTGAGCAGATAATTCAGTGGGGATGGGAGTACCGGGCAAGGTGAAGTCCCATTCTGACTGTTTTGATTTTGAAGTAGgtgttagagagatggaggagcgtGAAGAAGAGGTATTTCTTGTATTTTGGCTGTCAGCACTCCTACAACGGATCGTGCCAATATCCTCCAGCATGGATCCTGAGAGCTTAGTGGTTTTAGGTAGTAATTTGTGCGGAATGTCCACACAGGCATCGTTTCCACCAGGTGTAACACTGCTCTGGTTGACCTCAAGATGGCCGAGACTTGCTCTTTGTGAAGCAGGACTGATTTGACATGTAAATATTTGGATTGAACCAAGTGTTGTGTCTGACGTTTGAAGATCTTTTCTGAGAAACTCCGTAATCTTACTTTGCAGACTGTAGTAGATGTTACGAGCAACAGACCAGATTCTTTTCTCAGAAACCTGTCCAGTGGTGAGCAGGGAGGTTCCAGATACCATGTCAGATGATTGGGTGGTCTGGGTGAGCTCCTGCAGATCTTTCACTATGgtttgtataatatcagtagatGTGGTGGATGTAGATACAGACTGGAGGTACTTATCTGTTGTACCTTCCTCCACAATGTTAAATGACCTAGAGAGGACCTCACTCACTCCTTTCTCAGCTTTGGTTTGGAACTCATGACTAGAAAGTTTTTGGAGGCTCTTTGTTGAAAGACTGTGGGAAGATGCAATGCCTTTGGAGGTAGCCGTGCTGCAATCTAGACTTACTGGAGAGGTTCGCTCAGTAGAACCTTGGAGACGTTCAAACATGTCTTCACATGGTGTTGGGGACCTTGACAAGGAGATGTCTTTCAGCTGAGACAGAACACCACCTACCAATATGTTGACCTCAAGGGACATATCAGATATTTTCTTTCCTACTGTGGAGAAGCAAGGTGCATTTGATATCTGATCCTCGCATGAGGTCAAGATTGTTGAAATGACCTGTTTGGTACTATTGTTCATTAGACCCTCGTCTGTTTCAGTCAAGAGAAGTTTTGAACTCTCGCTGACACCCGTGTGTAGAGTCACTTCCTGGTTCAAACTGGGCAAGTGAGGCACACTCTTACTAGCTTGCGTCAAGTTCTGGCTTGCCAAACCAAGGTACTCCTTAGTCACAAGATGTCCAGAGTCCTCTGTGGGTGTATGGCTAGACATTCTTCTCTGCACGTCTGACCTCCGCCGGTGAATGGTGAAGCCCTTTAATGTCTTCTTAATATTTTTATATAAACTAGTGGTAGCAGACCAGATCCTGCTCTTTCGCTTTTGTGCATTTTCCTGGAGGTcaggttctctctcctctacttctgCAGGTTGCGCCGAGCTCTGCAGGTCTTCCACAAATGTGTCAATGATGCCAAAGGCAGGAGAATCCGCACAAATAATCTTTGACAAGGTTCTCTGGTTTTGAACGGAACAAGACCTGGATGCTACAGAATAAGCAGGCTGTGCACTAGTTAAGCTACTGTTGGACCTTTTAACTAGGAACTCACTCACTGCTTGAGTGGTGTCTCTCTTGAATTCCTCACTTGAGAGTTTTCTAATACAATCTAACAGGGCATCAAGATCGTCAATGAAGCCAACATGCGATGCCAAAAACGTGATCTTGTCCTTGGGA contains:
- the LOC135566175 gene encoding uncharacterized protein LOC135566175 is translated as MSNSPSGSAGSPKMTPAVMAEVIKDVKSAVSVVVTSASASQTSQVTPVRGDSQTKVTESMVRELAAKLEKVDQESKSLTGQVMAMISDTMVAFVDENEQNLLKDPKDKITFLASHVGFIDDLDALLDCIRKLSSEEFKRDTTQAVSEFLVKRSNSSLTSAQPAYSVASRSCSVQNQRTLSKIICADSPAFGIIDTFVEDLQSSAQPAEVEEREPDLQENAQKRKSRIWSATTSLYKNIKKTLKGFTIHRRRSDVQRRMSSHTPTEDSGHLVTKEYLGLASQNLTQASKSVPHLPSLNQEVTLHTGVSESSKLLLTETDEGLMNNSTKQVISTILTSCEDQISNAPCFSTVGKKISDMSLEVNILVGGVLSQLKDISLSRSPTPCEDMFERLQGSTERTSPVSLDCSTATSKGIASSHSLSTKSLQKLSSHEFQTKAEKGVSEVLSRSFNIVEEGTTDKYLQSVSTSTTSTDIIQTIVKDLQELTQTTQSSDMVSGTSLLTTGQVSEKRIWSVARNIYYSLQSKITEFLRKDLQTSDTTLGSIQIFTCQISPASQRASLGHLEVNQSSVTPGGNDACVDIPHKLLPKTTKLSGSMLEDIGTIRCRSADSQNTRNTSSSRSSISLTPTSKSKQSEWDFTLPGTPIPTELSAQIDFPIVRNMIIQDLFHTENLLPPSFVDKVRQAAGVVVDEMVESVENTQEDGQGASHPDDLRSAVRKLRKIISTGTIHIFSHEFVDKVIALQDSHSTPQVLTLAAARSASDSILSRLKWGKEQCAISRKLSSQLLQIFAEETVKGFLKQWLDEYENINIDVSVQNEPSTSTCMVFPIQLNQSKPEDSDTMNQLTKVMVNKMMDALSVGSSHQMITKANAKCTFESGTSMATSDIVEGMLDLVRDSTSSTGEQIPIFKSKKSKKTMFSKICFNIKGSKKVRKDHCPQKSMEYQPQNTSPTVYFTESRTNSHGSFAPEGNDIAYSFPPEEKSRKPSLFTRMYRAITRSFSNPR